From the Cucurbita pepo subsp. pepo cultivar mu-cu-16 chromosome LG05, ASM280686v2, whole genome shotgun sequence genome, one window contains:
- the LOC111795950 gene encoding uncharacterized protein At4g10930 isoform X1, giving the protein MMEEGLVPSGRTEEETAEAYDINYEVSDEVERCGICMDVIVDRGVLDCCQHWFCFVCIDNWATITNLCPLCQKEFQLITCVPVYDTIGSNKVDEESFSRNDDWCFEGKSNISFPSYYIDENAVICLDGDGCKIRNGSGFTEGESDLDTSIACDSCDTWYHAFCVDFDPEDTTESTWLCPRCGAIDQETSINDSVLKFNSDFDSMNASVAQSFSRKVSVSVADTGETALVVSMIGGNQVNEVQTDNTLSTDEIEKNKKIENFILASEASRPNATVSPLENTLVLPAPSMEITSAVPALGDKELELSLSHDTPISFHYDSPTDVGLKTSADEIKTESSSLESTRSSSNISHPVNKMSKDELSMGLHLGLSVGTFLSVDYLNDENGDRSVHVKPELFSSEGHLLQVDNVASQTTPEASILIGVKRKRTDCSDHIQKTADNGGDKANSDIKLVLGKNQPVPSKNDVELTEQDDTAKSLARPLVPTEASLKRISRKKGVNADIMSIVRGRNRRPPPGRGACSNSNDEELDERENLTGLRVKKIMRRAGEDQESSMLVQKLRNEIREAVRNKCAKDFGENLLDSKLLDAFRAAISGPKTETQKRLSALAVKAKKSLLQKGKIRESLTKKIYGATNGRRKRAWDRDCEIEFWKHRCIRVRKPEKIATLKSVLDLLRNGPSPDAKQDSEGQPTNPILSRLYVADTSVFPRNNDIKPLSAFKSSSSLDQKKDPLTGTSKVPTKAGIPPLAVNAGNSCSVSASKSAAGSSKGNHSGNSEASVGSKIRPQNTVSSTSNNAIDKRKWALEVLARKTGDGSSAANKKDEDLAVLKGNYPLLAQLPIDMRPKLEPSRHNKIPMSVRQAQLYRLTEQFLKKTNLTVMRRTAETELAVADAINIEKEVADRSNSKVVYLNLCSQEILHRTDTGRLNTAAADLDSSSQANDPIDGTELATHPETDPEVQEALRNAGLLSDSPVSSPPHRTEVDDDDAPMKDLQDDEPENVIEMDDQPDLDIYGDFEYDLEEESCFTTKATTKVLKPPDEGESKLKVILSTLNTESSIQASDAEKSEGTESVELLKDASCLPKNETNVEAGTAPSEGENEGSVAVPLNSTEVEEPSLAEYEELYGPDTEPQIKNLPGETPTDERCVPTPAFGSEQKDSSNDGSSVLIQDGNESDIKREESVKGAVATTVSPIPTAGEGSPHKKGKANADDNKQSDSNNSVAKKVETYIKEHIRPLCKSGIITPEQYRWAVQKTTEKVMKYHSKDKNANFLIKEGEKVKKLAEQYVESAQRKGVD; this is encoded by the exons ATGATGGAGGAGGGTTTGGTTCCAAGTGGGAGAACGGAGGAAGAAACTGCAGAGGCTTACGATATCAATTAT GAGGTTTCTGATGAGGTGGAAAGATGTGGGATATGCATGGATGTCATTGTTGATAGGGGTGTTCTGGACTGCTGCCAGCACTG GTTCTGTTTTGTATGCATTGACAACTGGGCAACTATTACAAACCTTTGTCCACTTTGCCAGAAAGAATTTCAGCTCATCACATGTGTTCCA GTGTATGATACTATTGGGAGCAACAAAGTAGATGAAGAATCATTTAGCAG AAATGACGATTGGTGCTTTGAGGGAAAGAGTAACATCTCTTTTCCATCATACTATATTGACGAGAAT GCAGTTATCTGCTTGGATGGTGATGGCTGTAAGATTAGAAATGGATCTGGGTTTACTGAAGGAGAATCTGATCTTGATACCTCAATTGCTTGTGACTCTTGTGATACATG GTATCATGCATTCTGTGTTGATTTTGATCCTGAAGATACAACTGAAAGTACATGGTTATGCCCAAG ATGTGGGGCTATTGATCAGGAAACTTCTATCAATGATTCAGTTCTGAAGTTTAACAGTGACTTTGATTCAATGAATGCTTCGGTTGCACAAAGTTTTTCCAGAAAGGTGTCTGTATCCGTTGCTGATACTGGAGAGACAGCATTGGTTGTCTCAATGATTGGAGGAAATCAGGTTAATGAAGTACAAACTGATAACACTTTGTCAAccgatgaaattgaaaaaaataaaaaaattgaaaatttcataTTGGCTTCGGAAGCTAGTAGGCCAAATGCCACTGTATCACCATTGGAGAATACTCTCGTTCTGCCAGCCCCATCAATGGAAATTACTTCTGCTGTTCCAGCACTTGGGGACAAAGAATTGGAACTTTCTTTGTCACATGATACTCCCATCAGTTTTCATTATGATTCCCCTACAGATGTTGGGTTGAAAACAAGTGCTGATGAAATTAAGACCGAGTCAAGTAGCCTTGAAAGCACCAGAAGTTCCTCAAATATATCCCACCCTGTAAACAAAATGTCTAAAGATGAATTGAGCATGGGTCTTCATCTTGGTTTATCTGTGGGCACATTCTTGTCTG TTGATTACTTGAATGATGAAAATGGGGATCGAAGTGTTCACGTTAAGCCGGAGTTGTTTTCTTCAGAAGGACACTTGTTACAAG TTGATAATGTCGCATCTCAAACCACCCCGGAAGCATCTATACTTATTGGTGTAAAGAGGAAACGCACAGATTGCAG TGATCACATCCAGAAGACTGCTGATAATGGAGGTGATAAAGCCAATTCTGATATAAAACTTGTTCTGGGGAAGAATCAACCAGTTCCTTCTAAAAATGATGTGGAGCTAACTGAGCAAGATGATACTGCAAAGAGTTTGGCTAGGCCATTAGTTCCTACAGAAGCCAGCTTGAAGCGAATATCAAGAAAGAAAGGTGTCAATGCTGATATAATGAGTATAGTTCGGGGCCGAAACCGCAGGCCCCCTCCAGGAAGGGGGGCATGCTCAAATTCTAATGATGAAGAGTTGGATGAGCGAGAAAATTTGACTGGTTTGAGAGTCAAAAAGATCATGAGAAGAGCTGGCGAGGATCAGGAATCATCCATGCTAGTTCAGAAactaagaaatgaaataagagaAGCAGTTCGCAACAAATGCGCAAAAGATTTTGGGGAAAACCTTTTGGATTCTAAGCTACTTGATGCGTTCAGGGCTGCAATATCAGGCCCTAAAACCGAGACTCAGAAAAGATTATCAGCTTTGGCTGTGAAGGCGAAAAAATCATTATTGCAAAAGGGGAAAATACGTGAGAGTCtgacaaagaaaatatatggGGCTACTAATGGAAGAAGGAAGCGTGCTTGGGACCGAGACTGTGAAATTGAATTCTGGAAGCATCGTTGCATAAGAGTGAGAAAGCCCGAAAAGATTGCAACTTTGAAATCCGTCCTTGACCTCTTAAGAAATGGTCCGAGTCCAGATGCAAAACAAGATTCTGAAGGCCAGCCCACAAATCCGATTCTTTCTCGATTATATGTAGCAGATACATCCGTCTTCCCACGGAATAATGACATCAAGCCTCTCTCGGCTTTCaaatcttcctcttctttggaTCAGAAGAAAGATCCACTCACAGGGACTAGTAAGGTTCCAACGAAGGCTGGTATTCCTCCTCTGGCAGTAAATGCAGGGAATAGTTGTTCCGTGTCTGCCTCGAAGAGTGCTGCGGGTTCTAGTAAAGGAAATCATAGTGGAAACTCAGAAGCATCAGTTGGTTCTAAGATTAGACCACAGAATACTGTTTCTTCTACATCCAATAATGcaattgataaaagaaaatgggcTCTAGAAGTTCTTGCTAGGAAAACTGGTGATGGTTCCAGTGCAGCAAACAAAAAGGACGAAGACTTGGCTGTGCTTAAAGGAAATTATCCATTGCTA GCTCAGCTACCAATAGACATGAGACCAAAATTGGAACCCAGTCGCCACAATAAAATTCCCATGTCAGTAAGGCAG GCTCAGCTTTACCGCCTGACGGAGCAGTTcttgaagaaaacaaatttgacAGTCATGCGCAGAACAGCAGAGACAGAGTTGGCCGTTGCAGATGCCATTAACATAGAAAAGGAGGTTGCTGATAGGTCAAACAGCAAAGTTGTATATCTTAATCTTTGTTCTCAGGAGATATTGCATCGCACCGACACTGGCAGATTAAATACAGCAGCAGCAGATTTGGATTCCTCATCCCAGGCAAATGATCCGATTGATGGAACTGAACTAGCCACTCATCCAGAAACAGATCCTGAAGTTCAAGAAGCACTAAGAAATGCAGGTCTTTTATCTGATTCACCTGTGAGTAGCCCTCCACACAGAACTGAAgtcgatgatgatgatgccCCAATGAAAGACTTGCAAGACGATGAACCTGAAAATGTAATAGAAATGGATGACCAGCCAGATTTGGATATCTATGGTGATTTTGAGTACGAtctagaagaagaaagctGCTTCACCACGAAAGCTACCACCAAGGTTTTGAAACCACCAGATGAAGgtgaatcaaaattgaaagttattcTTTCCACCCTAAACACTGAAAGTTCGATTCAGGCATCAGATGCCGAAAAGTCTGAGGGAACGGAGAGTGTTGAACTTCTGAAGGATGCTTCTTGTTTGCCGAAAAATGAAACTAATGTGGAGGCCGGAACAGCCCCTTCAGAGGGTGAGAATGAAGGCTCTGTTGCTGTTCCTCTGAATAGTACCGAAGTTGAAGAACCTTCCTTGGCAGAATATGAAGAACTCTATGGACCTGACACAGAGCCACAAATTAAGAATCTTCCAGGTGAAACTCCAACAGATGAGCGTTGTGTGCCTACTCCAGCATTTGGTTCCGAGCAGAAAGATTCTTCCAATGATGGAAGTTCTGTGCTAATTCAAGATGGAAATGAATCGGACATTAAACGTGAGGAGAGTGTAAAAGGAGCAGTTGCTACCACTGTTTCTCCAATCCCCACTGCTGGAGAGGGTTCTCCCCACAAGAAGGGGAAAGCCAATGCTGATGACAATAAGCAGTCTGATAGCAACAATTCTGTAGCTAAGAAG GTCGAAACATACATCAAGGAGCACATCCGACCTCTGTGCAAGAGTGGGATCATAACACCCGAACAATACAGATGGGCAGTCCAAAAAACCACCGAGAAGGTCATGAAGTACCATTCCAAAGATAAGAATGCAaattttcttatcaaagaGGGTGAAAAGGTGAAGAAGCTTGCAGAACAGTATGTAGAATCAGCACAGCGGAAGGGCGTTGATTAA
- the LOC111795950 gene encoding uncharacterized protein At4g10930 isoform X2 produces the protein MNASVAQSFSRKVSVSVADTGETALVVSMIGGNQVNEVQTDNTLSTDEIEKNKKIENFILASEASRPNATVSPLENTLVLPAPSMEITSAVPALGDKELELSLSHDTPISFHYDSPTDVGLKTSADEIKTESSSLESTRSSSNISHPVNKMSKDELSMGLHLGLSVGTFLSVDYLNDENGDRSVHVKPELFSSEGHLLQVDNVASQTTPEASILIGVKRKRTDCSDHIQKTADNGGDKANSDIKLVLGKNQPVPSKNDVELTEQDDTAKSLARPLVPTEASLKRISRKKGVNADIMSIVRGRNRRPPPGRGACSNSNDEELDERENLTGLRVKKIMRRAGEDQESSMLVQKLRNEIREAVRNKCAKDFGENLLDSKLLDAFRAAISGPKTETQKRLSALAVKAKKSLLQKGKIRESLTKKIYGATNGRRKRAWDRDCEIEFWKHRCIRVRKPEKIATLKSVLDLLRNGPSPDAKQDSEGQPTNPILSRLYVADTSVFPRNNDIKPLSAFKSSSSLDQKKDPLTGTSKVPTKAGIPPLAVNAGNSCSVSASKSAAGSSKGNHSGNSEASVGSKIRPQNTVSSTSNNAIDKRKWALEVLARKTGDGSSAANKKDEDLAVLKGNYPLLAQLPIDMRPKLEPSRHNKIPMSVRQAQLYRLTEQFLKKTNLTVMRRTAETELAVADAINIEKEVADRSNSKVVYLNLCSQEILHRTDTGRLNTAAADLDSSSQANDPIDGTELATHPETDPEVQEALRNAGLLSDSPVSSPPHRTEVDDDDAPMKDLQDDEPENVIEMDDQPDLDIYGDFEYDLEEESCFTTKATTKVLKPPDEGESKLKVILSTLNTESSIQASDAEKSEGTESVELLKDASCLPKNETNVEAGTAPSEGENEGSVAVPLNSTEVEEPSLAEYEELYGPDTEPQIKNLPGETPTDERCVPTPAFGSEQKDSSNDGSSVLIQDGNESDIKREESVKGAVATTVSPIPTAGEGSPHKKGKANADDNKQSDSNNSVAKKVETYIKEHIRPLCKSGIITPEQYRWAVQKTTEKVMKYHSKDKNANFLIKEGEKVKKLAEQYVESAQRKGVD, from the exons ATGAATGCTTCGGTTGCACAAAGTTTTTCCAGAAAGGTGTCTGTATCCGTTGCTGATACTGGAGAGACAGCATTGGTTGTCTCAATGATTGGAGGAAATCAGGTTAATGAAGTACAAACTGATAACACTTTGTCAAccgatgaaattgaaaaaaataaaaaaattgaaaatttcataTTGGCTTCGGAAGCTAGTAGGCCAAATGCCACTGTATCACCATTGGAGAATACTCTCGTTCTGCCAGCCCCATCAATGGAAATTACTTCTGCTGTTCCAGCACTTGGGGACAAAGAATTGGAACTTTCTTTGTCACATGATACTCCCATCAGTTTTCATTATGATTCCCCTACAGATGTTGGGTTGAAAACAAGTGCTGATGAAATTAAGACCGAGTCAAGTAGCCTTGAAAGCACCAGAAGTTCCTCAAATATATCCCACCCTGTAAACAAAATGTCTAAAGATGAATTGAGCATGGGTCTTCATCTTGGTTTATCTGTGGGCACATTCTTGTCTG TTGATTACTTGAATGATGAAAATGGGGATCGAAGTGTTCACGTTAAGCCGGAGTTGTTTTCTTCAGAAGGACACTTGTTACAAG TTGATAATGTCGCATCTCAAACCACCCCGGAAGCATCTATACTTATTGGTGTAAAGAGGAAACGCACAGATTGCAG TGATCACATCCAGAAGACTGCTGATAATGGAGGTGATAAAGCCAATTCTGATATAAAACTTGTTCTGGGGAAGAATCAACCAGTTCCTTCTAAAAATGATGTGGAGCTAACTGAGCAAGATGATACTGCAAAGAGTTTGGCTAGGCCATTAGTTCCTACAGAAGCCAGCTTGAAGCGAATATCAAGAAAGAAAGGTGTCAATGCTGATATAATGAGTATAGTTCGGGGCCGAAACCGCAGGCCCCCTCCAGGAAGGGGGGCATGCTCAAATTCTAATGATGAAGAGTTGGATGAGCGAGAAAATTTGACTGGTTTGAGAGTCAAAAAGATCATGAGAAGAGCTGGCGAGGATCAGGAATCATCCATGCTAGTTCAGAAactaagaaatgaaataagagaAGCAGTTCGCAACAAATGCGCAAAAGATTTTGGGGAAAACCTTTTGGATTCTAAGCTACTTGATGCGTTCAGGGCTGCAATATCAGGCCCTAAAACCGAGACTCAGAAAAGATTATCAGCTTTGGCTGTGAAGGCGAAAAAATCATTATTGCAAAAGGGGAAAATACGTGAGAGTCtgacaaagaaaatatatggGGCTACTAATGGAAGAAGGAAGCGTGCTTGGGACCGAGACTGTGAAATTGAATTCTGGAAGCATCGTTGCATAAGAGTGAGAAAGCCCGAAAAGATTGCAACTTTGAAATCCGTCCTTGACCTCTTAAGAAATGGTCCGAGTCCAGATGCAAAACAAGATTCTGAAGGCCAGCCCACAAATCCGATTCTTTCTCGATTATATGTAGCAGATACATCCGTCTTCCCACGGAATAATGACATCAAGCCTCTCTCGGCTTTCaaatcttcctcttctttggaTCAGAAGAAAGATCCACTCACAGGGACTAGTAAGGTTCCAACGAAGGCTGGTATTCCTCCTCTGGCAGTAAATGCAGGGAATAGTTGTTCCGTGTCTGCCTCGAAGAGTGCTGCGGGTTCTAGTAAAGGAAATCATAGTGGAAACTCAGAAGCATCAGTTGGTTCTAAGATTAGACCACAGAATACTGTTTCTTCTACATCCAATAATGcaattgataaaagaaaatgggcTCTAGAAGTTCTTGCTAGGAAAACTGGTGATGGTTCCAGTGCAGCAAACAAAAAGGACGAAGACTTGGCTGTGCTTAAAGGAAATTATCCATTGCTA GCTCAGCTACCAATAGACATGAGACCAAAATTGGAACCCAGTCGCCACAATAAAATTCCCATGTCAGTAAGGCAG GCTCAGCTTTACCGCCTGACGGAGCAGTTcttgaagaaaacaaatttgacAGTCATGCGCAGAACAGCAGAGACAGAGTTGGCCGTTGCAGATGCCATTAACATAGAAAAGGAGGTTGCTGATAGGTCAAACAGCAAAGTTGTATATCTTAATCTTTGTTCTCAGGAGATATTGCATCGCACCGACACTGGCAGATTAAATACAGCAGCAGCAGATTTGGATTCCTCATCCCAGGCAAATGATCCGATTGATGGAACTGAACTAGCCACTCATCCAGAAACAGATCCTGAAGTTCAAGAAGCACTAAGAAATGCAGGTCTTTTATCTGATTCACCTGTGAGTAGCCCTCCACACAGAACTGAAgtcgatgatgatgatgccCCAATGAAAGACTTGCAAGACGATGAACCTGAAAATGTAATAGAAATGGATGACCAGCCAGATTTGGATATCTATGGTGATTTTGAGTACGAtctagaagaagaaagctGCTTCACCACGAAAGCTACCACCAAGGTTTTGAAACCACCAGATGAAGgtgaatcaaaattgaaagttattcTTTCCACCCTAAACACTGAAAGTTCGATTCAGGCATCAGATGCCGAAAAGTCTGAGGGAACGGAGAGTGTTGAACTTCTGAAGGATGCTTCTTGTTTGCCGAAAAATGAAACTAATGTGGAGGCCGGAACAGCCCCTTCAGAGGGTGAGAATGAAGGCTCTGTTGCTGTTCCTCTGAATAGTACCGAAGTTGAAGAACCTTCCTTGGCAGAATATGAAGAACTCTATGGACCTGACACAGAGCCACAAATTAAGAATCTTCCAGGTGAAACTCCAACAGATGAGCGTTGTGTGCCTACTCCAGCATTTGGTTCCGAGCAGAAAGATTCTTCCAATGATGGAAGTTCTGTGCTAATTCAAGATGGAAATGAATCGGACATTAAACGTGAGGAGAGTGTAAAAGGAGCAGTTGCTACCACTGTTTCTCCAATCCCCACTGCTGGAGAGGGTTCTCCCCACAAGAAGGGGAAAGCCAATGCTGATGACAATAAGCAGTCTGATAGCAACAATTCTGTAGCTAAGAAG GTCGAAACATACATCAAGGAGCACATCCGACCTCTGTGCAAGAGTGGGATCATAACACCCGAACAATACAGATGGGCAGTCCAAAAAACCACCGAGAAGGTCATGAAGTACCATTCCAAAGATAAGAATGCAaattttcttatcaaagaGGGTGAAAAGGTGAAGAAGCTTGCAGAACAGTATGTAGAATCAGCACAGCGGAAGGGCGTTGATTAA
- the LOC111796006 gene encoding uncharacterized protein LOC111796006: protein MGCASSKRIEAAVDVYRPAPASFAVFDINAIEEPWVKVVEEPQSPASPVKEEKAAIVPVPILEKLSSLESETPHSWDEVSKALEDLKPALQRELQPPPKPVTPNQEPPPSKPAAAAVGKQAPRKSSSFHTVAELDSKLTSSTKPAAKSFRNGPTKPEPTIPEPRTGDPDRFRSVKENIFLLRDRQEREREGQKPVRYDPLSEFPEKCPPGGVETVVLYTTSLRGVRRTFEDCNRVKSVLELQQVVVDERDVALHGDFLKELKELLGDEATVPRLFVKGRYIGGADEIVALNEMGKLRRILRRAAVETGAGRQGCEGCGGARFVPCLECGGSCKVIIGERKERCGGCNENGLARCPACH from the exons ATGGGCTGTGCGTCTTCTAAGCGAATTGAGGCCGCCGTTGATGTGTACCGGCCGGCTCCGGCTAGCTTTGCAGTGTTCGATATAAACGCCATCGAGGAGCCTTGGGTTAAAGTGGTGGAGGAGCCACAATCGCCAGCATCTCCAGTGAAGGAGGAGAAAGCTGCGATTGTTCCGGTTCCGATTCTTGAGAAGCTCAGTAGTTTGGAATCTGAGACTCCTCACTCTTGGGATGAGGTCAGTAAGGCTCTTGAAGATCTCAAACCCGCCCTCCAACGCGAGCTCCAACCTCCTCCTAAGCCCGTTACTCCTAACCAAG AACCGCCGCCGTCGAAACCCGCCGCAGCCGCCGTCGGTAAACAAGCCCCACGCAAGAGCTCCAGCTTCCACACGGTGGCAGAGCTCGACTCCAAGTTAACGTCTTCCACCAAGCCAGCCGCCAAGTCTTTCAGAAACGGACCGACAAAACCCGAGCCAACAATACCCGAGCCAAGAACCGGCGACCCGGACCGGTTCAGGTCCGTTAAAGAgaacatttttctattaaggGACAGACAGGAGAGGGAAAGAGAGGGGCAGAAACCGGTCCGGTACGACCCACTGAGTGAGTTCCCAGAGAAGTGCCCGCCGGGAGGAGTGGAGACGGTGGTGCTGTATACAACATCGTTGAGAGGCGTACGACGGACGTTCGAGGACTGTAACAGAGTGAAGTCGGTGCTGGAGTTGCAGCAGGTCGTGGTCGATGAGCGTGACGTGGCATTGCACGGTGACTTTTTGAAGGAGCTCAAGGAGTTACTCGGCGACGAGGCGACCGTGCCGAGACTGTTTGTGAAGGGAAG GTACATCGGAGGGGCAGATGAAATAGTAGCCCTGAACGAGATGGGGAAGCTCCGGAGGATACTACGGCGAGCGGCGGTGGAGACGGGAGCAGGGCGGCAAGGGTGCGAAGGGTGCGGCGGGGCAAGATTTGTGCCATGTTTGGAGTGTGGAGGAAGCTGTAAAGTGATAATTGGGGAGAGAAAGGAGAGATGTGGAGGGTGTAATGAAAATGGTCTGGCTCGTTGCCCTGCTTGCCATTGA